The genomic window ACTAAATACAGTTAAATACTGAAAggattattaagaaattgaagaacCTCGATAAGCCACGGTTTAAGATCATTATCGATGATGATGTCGTAGCCGTAGCACTCGAAGCAGTGTCGATCGTTTGCCATAACTGGAGCGACAGCTTTCAAAGAATGCACGATGCACCAAGTGATGTTTGCGAATAGCTTTTCCGTGACCGCTTTCCCACGTGTGCTTTCCAAGTATAATCTCAAATTGTGCACGCTTAATTTACCACCGTGCTTGCTATTATATTCTTCCTGGAATATTCGTATGTTTTCAGACCTCTATGTTGTTCTCGTTTagtttttcttatatttcgttctcgaatttttatacatttatgcaaaatttaaattatgtaaaagtgtttatgaaaatacgaatttgcattaaaatccgcagtctattcatatttatatatttttcctttctttgtagaaacagaaaaaattcACTTACACCATGCTTTTGCACAGACACGTTCGTGAGATGAACATACATATTGTCTAATTCTTGAATGCTAGTGTCGTACTTGACTGTACAAAATCGACAAAATCCTAGCTTGAAGAGATATGCTTTTAATGGTCGAAAAGACGTAATAAGAACGTATAGCCTGAGATCAAACTTTTTTCCTCCTATTAGAAGCGGATTGTCAATGTAcctatgtatttattttgaaaataggaaaatatttttcatttcaacgtTCTTCATTTAagttatgttttaatattactaatttagcatctatatatttataatgaaactatagatttttttcaaaaagctTCTcgtttttaacataaattagATGAATTGTAGAGGATCATCTTGTACCTGGATATTACATACGATTCTTTCGCTAAATTTGGATTGAATGGGTTTTTTGCTTCTCGAGACCACTTCTTCAGTTTACTTAATTTATTGATTAGAAATATTCCAGCGCCTTGTGATTTGCCGCACGGTTTCATAATCCACGTGCTTTGTGGTGATTTTCGGTACTCCTCCACGAACATATTGTagtctaaaataaatttatcttattaagTATTTcaactataataataacttattatatacaatggcactgatattaatattcggaagccatatatatttataatacattatgcTATATTGCAACAGTATTCTACCTGCCGGTAAAACAAATGTGATAGGTATGAAATCGAGATAAAGGTATTTTCCCGGGCCATCTCCCCTTTCCGCTAAAGGATTTCCCTCGCGCTCCAATTCTTTCCGGTagcgttttatatttttcaccaACAAGTCTTTTCGAGTTAATTCGTAATGATTCgggaaatgattaattattctacAAGTTGAGATACTACTTAAATATTAGCCATAAGaaaattgtacgaatataTTGTGTGTATCATACAGATTTTTTTTAGATCTGATTAGcgttataatattaagatACGACTATAACGATTAGATTgtttaaagtttgaaacaagtATGAAAACGTACTTAaaagttgtaaattatttgctgcaaacctatacttgataaaaaattagaataaaacaTGAACAATAGTTTTAAACGTAGAATTAGTGGTAAAGATGAtgttatcaaatattattattcatgtaACAAATAACTGCATATACATGTTCAacttcgtttgaaatttcatcaattaAATCACGATAGTGATCGTAtcctattatattattaatgaaaatgaaaagttttgTATGATACACATAATTCAGGATGTTCATAAAAGTCTTATACGAGTGTTAGATACTTTCGTGCGTcactaaatataaaataaacgatgaatatttaaaaattgtattatgttttaacaaaatgGATATTTAACTGTTTGTCGTCCATCCTGTATCCTGTTTCTACACTGAATATATTCCTGCACGATTGCGTGACTGccctaaaataattttaaaagcatGCGTAACTTTTCTTAATTCATTCCTTTCGTAGAATTGTCAAATAATACAAGTCAGTATAAAAACATTTggataatacaattttatctcttacttctttt from Bombus pyrosoma isolate SC7728 linkage group LG8, ASM1482585v1, whole genome shotgun sequence includes these protein-coding regions:
- the LOC122570400 gene encoding probable tubulin polyglutamylase TTLL1 isoform X1: MASGTIAENKRVTNLSISNNHGRKVLNIYRVSASGAEKTKVTFCTDVDKSVIVHNFEKRGWVQVGPEDDWNFYWAVTQSCRNIFSVETGYRMDDKQIINHFPNHYELTRKDLLVKNIKRYRKELEREGNPLAERGDGPGKYLYLDFIPITFVLPADYNMFVEEYRKSPQSTWIMKPCGKSQGAGIFLINKLSKLKKWSREAKNPFNPNLAKESYVISRKNIIASTVVN
- the LOC122570400 gene encoding probable tubulin polyglutamylase TTLL1 isoform X2, whose product is MASGTIAENKRVTNLSISNNHGRKVLNIYRVSASGAEKTKVTFCTDVDKSVIVHNFEKRGWVQVGPEDDWNFYWAVTQSCRNIFSVETGYRMDDKQIINHFPNHYELTRKDLLVKNIKRYRKELEREGNPLAERGDGPGKYLYLDFIPITFVLPADYNMFVEEYRKSPQSTWIMKPCGKSQGAGIFLINKLSKLKKWSREAKNPFNPNLAKESYVISRRKKV